gggagggggaggtgagttTGGGGACTTTGAGTGGGAAGTTgaaggttgggggaggggtgagggttgtaagagggggcgagggggtggccgggggtgaggaagaatTTAGTTGctaggaaggggaggggggggggagtaaggttgaggggaggagtacgagtggtgatgtttgggtTTGGATTGGGGATTTgtgaaggggggtgtgggaggggatgatgaaAATACGAACGGTGATGAGCACATGAGATGGCGGTTAATGTTTGCaattttcttttgttgttgggtaTCCTGAGGGGCTAAAATACGAGATAATACAGTCGTCATTGCTTTGGCAATTCCTCGTTAAGATCCCTGAGGTAACGCaatcttttctcttcatctCAAGGCTTCATTCACCACCGACAATGtccaaccacaaccaagAAGACAAACTACCTTAAGCAGGCAGCCCCTCGCCCACCGCAGAAACAGGTGCACAACCCCTGATACCAGTCCTGCCACCACCATAACCCCACCAGACAAAACCTGTCCCCTATGTGATGCTTGAGAAAGTCCTCATCCCAGCGTAAGGGAAGAGAGTTGATCCCAAGCCGGCGCCAGATCATGCATGGAACCCAGGCGCACGTTCAGGTCGGTTTCTTGTCGATCGTCTTGTGACAGCTAGCTTCGGGGAAGAATGTAAGATGGTAACCGAAAACGAGAGTGACTTTGGAGAAATGGAAGAATGTTGGGGTCCCTTCCCGGCATGGTGAAGTCTCGTAGGAGCTGGGAAAATGAACAAGGTGCTGCACATAATCTCAGGGTTGAGCGCAaaaggtaaggtacctaggtatgtTTGGGTGATGGGTGTCAGGTGGTATGTCAAGTTGTCGTCTGGCATCTACCGAATACCGCTGGATGGGAGGCAGGATCAGAAGAGAGGGTGTGCTATATAATGACTTAAATCAAACaataaagaaagaaaagaaaagaaaaaaaaagaaaagagaagaaagcaaACGCTGAAAGCCAAATATGCTGTGTGGTGGAGTGGTCAGGATTCGAAGAGCAGAGCGTAATACCGCTATACTACGCATGCCACGGATATGTGTGCCCAAATTTCGAATCAAATAGCGTGGTCTCGTCCTGGGTGCTGGCATTGGTCTGTGTTgagtttggtgatgaggtggcGTCGTAGGTGGCGTTGCTCGACCAGAGTACTGTAAAGCCTAAAAGTGGTGGGGCCGCAAAATGGGGGGGTTCTTGTGGATTTCATCGGTTGGGATGTCTGTTACATTGGGGAGAGATACCTAATTCAACGAAGGAAAGAGTTTAGGTAGTAAACGGATACGCTGAATAGGGTATGTTATGTGGGGATTTTGATGAGAACTAGGCCAGGAAGGCGCGAATGAAAGAAGAGCTTCTCCAGGCTGCAATAAAAATTCCGTACGGAATCAGTGTGTGATTTGCCTTCAAAGTAGGGCAAACAAACCTAGTCAAAGAGGAAAAGAGTATGGAAAGTAGCGTTTGAAAGGATCCAGATGTTTGGCTTCACatacctaaggtacctaaCACCAAAGAACCAAACAGTAAGCGATGTTGTTTAATTTCTCAAAGCGAGGGCCATCTAGACCGGTAATTTCACCATTAGATGTGGGAATCCTATTTCCAAAACCAAGCGGTACTGGCACAATCTCTTCAATCGTCAAGATCCGGTGTTCTCAGCCATAACACCGCAGTTGTAGCACTTCCGAGCGAGCCTTTTGTCCCTCTGCCAGTCACATCGCTAAAGGACAACGTGTGGCTCTCAAACTGGGATAGTGCCGTGACGAACAGGGTCAGATAATTCATAATTAAATTTCACAACTGATCCCTAAAAGTAGATCGAGCACGATCGAGGTCAGAGGTTGCTGAAAAAGTCGACCACTAAGCAAAATTTCTCGGCGTTATTGTCGCCCCCCAGCGATGGAGGAGACACTGCATCCTCGAGAAGTAATACATATGTTGGGTCTTCAGTATCCTCTGGCAGGCTCTCATGTCGGGTGAGACGACTGCTGCACAATTTGAGAAAGGTCTGGGAAGGATGTCTATTCGAGACCGTCGGAGCTGGAGAGCGGTGTCTTAGGTTAGACAACGAGTGTAGAAGTAGGTGAGTGGGCAGGTGCATGACTGACCAATAAGCCAAGTTCCATGTGGCATCGCaaagaggtgaggtgagatATATGTACTCAGTAAAGAGGAGTGGTTGATATATTTATATGCTGATCAATATAAGCACAAATAATCATTCAGCGGTACTATGCGTAAAG
This window of the Podospora pseudoanserina strain CBS 124.78 chromosome 3, whole genome shotgun sequence genome carries:
- the MSN5_3 gene encoding karyopherin (COG:U; COG:Y; EggNog:ENOG503NUW4), which encodes MHLPTHLLLHSLSNLRHRSPAPTVSNRHPSQTFLKLCSSRLTRHESLPEDTEDPTYVLLLEDAVSPPSLGGDNNAEKFCLVVDFFSNL